The window ACCGGCGCCAGCCAGAACGCACTGGCGCAGCGGGCCCATGCCAACAACCTGGCGAACATCTCCACCAACGGTTTTCAGAAAGACCTGGAGCAGGCTCGTTCGATGCCGGTGTTTGGCGACAGCTTTCCGGCGCGGGCATTTGCCATGTCCGAGCGTCCAGCCACTGACTTCACCCCTGGCGCGCTGGTGGAAACCGGCCGCGACCTCGACGTGGCAGTCAGCGGGCCGGGCTGGATGGCTGTGCAGAACCCTGAAGGCGGTGAAAGCTACGTGCGCACCGGCAGCCTCAACGTTGACGCCCTGGGCGTGCTGCGGGCCGGCAACGGTATGCCGGTGATGGGCAACGGTGGGCCGATCGCCGTGCCGCCAGAGCAGAAAATCGAAATCGGCCAGGACGGCACCATCAGTATCCGCGCCATGGGTGAAGGCCCGCGCGTGATGGCTGAAGTCGACCGCATCAAGCTGGTCAACCCGGATCTTCGCAACATGACCAAGGGCCTGGACGGCACCATCCGCACCAAGGACGGCCAGCCGGCTGTCATTGATGCCAACGTGCAACTGGTGTCGGGTTTCCAGGAAGCGAGCAACGTCAATGCCGTGGACGAGATGACTTCGGTGCTGGCCCTGGCCAAGCAGTTCGAGCTTCACGTCAAGATGATGAACACCGCCAAAGAAGGCGACGAAGCCATGGCTCGGGTCTTGCAGATCTAATCATTAATTACAGCGTCGCGCCGAAAAACAGGCGTACGAGGAGAATCGAATGCTTCCGGCTCTTTGGGTTGCCAAAACAGGTCTGTCCGCCCAGGACACCAACCTTTCTACTATTTCCAACAACCTGGCGAACGTGTCGACCACGGGTTTCAAGCGTGATCGCGCCGAGTTCCAGGACCTGCTGTACCAGGTCAAACGCCAGCCAGGCGCCCAATCGACCCAGGACAGCGAATTGCCGTCGGGCCTGCAAGTGGGTACCGGTGTGCGCATCGTCGGCACCCAGAAAAACTTCACCGCCGGTAGCCTGCAAACCACCGAGCAGCCGCTGGACATGGCCATCGACGGTCGCGGTTTCTTCCAGATCCTGCAGCCCGATGGCACCACGTCCTACACCCGTGACGGTACGTTCCACCTCGATTCCAATGGCCAGATCGTCAACGCCAGCGGTTTCGCCCTGGAACCGGCGATCATCATTCCGAACGACGCCCAAACGTTCACCGTGGGCCGCGACGGCACCGTGTCCATCACTGTGGCGGGCAACCCTGCTTCGCAGGTGATCGGCAACCTGCAGACTGCCGACTTCATCAACCCGGCCGGCCTGCAAGCGGTGGGTAACAACCTGTTCCTGGAAACCGCGGCCAGCGGCGCGCCACAAGTCGGCACGCCAGGCCTGAACGGCTTCGGTACCACGCTGCAGAACACCCTGGAAACGTCCAACGTGAGCACCGTGGAGGAGATGGTCAACATGATCACCACCCAGCGCGCCTACGAGATGAACTCCAAGGTGATCTCCACCGCCGACCAGATGCTCTCGTTCGTTACGCAGAATCTGTAATCACGTCTATAGGGCGGCCTGAGGCCGCCTGCAACACCAAGAGGTAGGGTCATGAATCGCTTCGTATCTGTTCTGGCACTGAGTGGAGTTACTGCGCTCGCGGGCTGTGTCGCGCCAACGCCCAAGGCCAATGACCCGTACTACGCTCCGGTGTTGCCGCGCACGCCGTTGCCGGCCGCTGCCAACAACGGTTCGATCTACCAGGCTGGCTTCGAGCAGAACCTGTATAGCGACCGTAAGGCTTTCCGGGTTGGGGACATCATCACCATCACCCTGAACGAACGGACCCAGGCCAGCAAGAACGCCAACTCGCAGATCGACAAGACCAGCGAGACCAGCGTTGGCCTGACGTCGTTGTTCGGCTCCAGCCTGACCACCAACAATCCCATCGGTGGCGGGGACCTGAGCCTCAACGCCGGTTATGGCTCCGACCGGGCCACCAAGGGCGACAGCAAGTCCGGACAGAGCAACAGCCTGACCGGCTCGATCACCGTGACCGTCGCCGATGTGTTGCCCAATGGCATCATCGTTGTGCGGGGCGAGAAGTGGCTGACCCTCAACACCGGTGACGAGCTGGTGCGCATCGCCGGCATGGTTCGCGCCGATGATATCGCTACCGACAACACCGTCTCGTCGACCCGTGTAGCCGATGCACGTATTACCTACTCGGGCACCGGTGCTTTTGCCGATGCGAGTCAGCCAGGCTGGTTCGACCGTTTCTTCCTCAGCCCGAAGTTCCCTTTCTAGGTGGCCCAGTTGAATCTTAAGCGGTTGAATCTCAAGCAGCTGTTGATGGGGGCACTGCTGATGTCGGCGGCCTTCACCGCTCAAGCCGAGCGTCTGAAGGACATCGCCAGCATTTCCGGCGTGCGCTCCAACCAGTTGATCGGCTATGGCCTGGTCGTGGGTCTCAATGGCACGGGCGACCAGACCACCCAGACCCCGTTCACCCTGCAAACCTTCAACAACATGTTGTCGCAGTTCGGCATCAAGGTGCCGGCGGGTTCGGGCAACGTGCAGTTGAAGAACGTGGCGGCGGTGTCGGTCAGTGCCGACCTGCCGGCGTTCGCCAAGCCCGGGCAGCAGGTGGATATCACTGTTTCGTCCATCGGTAACTCCAAGAGCCTGCGCGGCGGCACCCTGTTGTTGACGCCGCTCAAGGGTATCGACGGCAACGTCTACGCCGTCGCCCAGGGCAACCTGGTGGTGGGTGGCTTTGACGCCGAAGGCCGTGACGGTTCCAAGATCACCGTCAACGTTCCGTCGGCTGGCCGCATTCCTGGTGGTGCGTCGGTGGAACGTGCGGTGCCGAGCGGTTTCAACCAGGGCAACAGCCTGACTCTGAACCTCAACCGTTATGACTTCACGACCGCCAAGCGCATCGTTGACAAGATCAATGACATGCTCGGCCCTGGCGTGGCACAGGCCATCGACGGCGGCTCGGTGCGCGTCACCGCGCCTCTGGATCCGAGTCAACGGGTCGACTATTTGTCGATCCTGGAGAACCTCGAAGTCGATCCGGGCCAGGCGGTTGCGAAAGTCATCATCAACTCGCGCACCGGCACCATTGTGATCGGCCAGAACGTCAAGGTTTCACCCGCCGCGGTGACCCACGGCAGCCTGACCGTGACCATTACCGAAGACCCGATCGTCAGCCAGCCTGGACCCTTGTCCAACGGCCAGACCGCCGTGGTGCCCCGTTCGCGGGTCAATGCCGAGCAGGAAGCCAAGCCGATGTTCAAGTTCGGCCCGGGCACTACCCTGGATGAAATTGTCCGGGCGGTGAACCAGGTCGGCGCGGCGCCGGGCGACTTGATGGCGATTCTCGAAGCCTTGAAGCAGGCCGGCGCGTTGCAAGCCGACCTGATCGTGATTTAAGGAACGAGCCATGGATATGCGCAAGGGCGCTTTGATCAGCGGGGATTCGGGTTCCTACTCGGACCTCAATCGCCTGAACCAGCTCAAGGTCGGCGACAAGAACAGTGACGGTAACCTGCGCAAAGTGGCGCAGGAATTCGAGTCGCTGTTCATCGGTGAAATGCTCAAGTCCATGCGTGCGGCGACCGAGTCGATGGGCAAGGACAATCCGCTCAATACCGCTGAAGCCAAGCAGTACCAGGAAATGTACGACCAGCAGTTGGCCGTTTCCATGTCTCGCGAGGGCGGTGGTATCGGCCTGGCCGACGTGCTGCTGCGCCAGATGTCCAAGAACAAACCCCTGGTGTCAGGCGAGGCGGCAACGCTGTCGGCCGGCAAGCAGGAGCAAGCGTTGGACGAGGCCGTCAAGGCCCCGGTGCCGACGCCCATTGCCGCCGGCACGTTGCCCGACGGGCCATTGTCGCGCTCCAACGGCCAGCGTCCGCTGTGGGCTTCGCGGGCCGTGAGTGCGCCGCAAGGGGTGGGCGAGGGCGTTCACCGCAACGACATGGAATTGCTCAACCAGCGCCGCCTGGCCTTGCCGCCCAAACTGGCCGATCGGCTGCTTGCCGGGTTGGTGCCTTCGGCTGCCGCCGCGCCTGACGTCAAGGCGCAGAATATTTTGCCGGATCGTGCCATCACCGCCGTCAAGCCTGCCACCGGCGAACTGGCCAATGGCGACTGGCTGGCCGCGCTCAAGGCGTCAGAGCCGAGCGAGTCCATGCAGGTGTACGGGCGTGCCGTGGCGCAGCCACCCCTGGCGCCAGCCCGCAAGGCCTTCCGCGATGCTGACGAGTTCGTCGATGCCATGCTGCCAATGGCCAAGGAAGCCGCGGACCGTATCGGCGTGGACCCTCGTTACCTGGTGGCCCAGGCGGCCCTGGAAACCGGCTGGGGCAAGTCGGTCATGCGTCAGCCTGATGGCAGCAGCAGCCACAACCTGTTCGGTATCAAGGCCAGCAAGAACTGGACGGGCGATTCGGCGCGGGCGATCACCAGCGAATTCCGCAATGGCGAGATGGTCAAGGAGACGGCCCAGTTCCGTTCCTACGCTTCGTATCGCGACAGCTTCCATGACCTGGTCAATCTGCTGCAAAGCAACAGTCGCTATCAAGATGTGCTGAAGTCGGCCGATAACCCGGAACAGTTTGTGCGTGAGTTGCAGAAGGCCGGTTACGCCACCGACCCGAACTACGCCAGCAAGATTTCGAATATAGCCCGGCAGATGACCAGTTACCAAAACTACGCTTCGGCTGGCGCCACTACGACTTTATAAGGTCTGAACCATGAGTTTGCTCAACATCGGGATGTCGGGTCTGTCCGCAAGTCAGACCTCATTGGTGACCACGGGTAACAACATTGCCAACGTTGATACCGCCGGTTATTCGCGTCAGCAGACCGTGCAGACCACCAAGGCGTCCAATCAATACGGCAACGTCTTCATCGGCTCCGGCACCACCCTGGCCGATGTGCGCCGGGTCTATAACGCCTACCTTGAAGCGCAGTTGAAGACCACGACCTCGCTCAACAGCGATGCGGCCGCGTATCAAGGGCAGATCACCCCGCTCGATGCCTTGCTGTCGGACAGCGGCACGGGCCTCAATGGCGCGCTGACCAAGTTCTTCGCCTCGGTGCAGAACGTCAACGCCAAGCCGGGCGATGATGCGTCCCGTCAGTTGCTGCTCAGCGATGCGCAAGCCTTGAGCAATCGTTTCAATTCGGTCGCCAGCCAATTGACGGAGCAGAATCAGAACATCAACGGCAACCTGTCGAGCATGGTCGATCAGGTCAACAAACTGGCTACCACCGTCGCTCAGTTGAACAAGAAAATCGCCGAAGTCTCCAACTCCGGCGGTGCTCCCAACGACCTGCTCGACGCCCGCAACCAGACCATTCTCCAGCTCTCGGCCTTCACCGGCACTCAGATCGTGGAGAACGGCAGCAGCCTGGACATCTACTTGGGTTCCGGCCAGCCTTTGGTGATGGGCAATACGGTCAACACCCTGGAAACCGTGCCGGACAAGAACGATCCGGGCCGCCTGGGGATCCAGCTCAATAGCGGTTCCAGTGTCATGGACCTCACCCAGGTACTTACCGGCGGCGAGATCGGCGGCCTGATGCGCTATCGCAGCACTGTGCTTGACCCGGCCATGAATGAACTGGGCCGCGTGGCCCTGGTGGTCGCCGACCAGATGAACGCGATCCAGGCCTCGGGCATCGACAAGAACGGCGCCTTCGGTTCCAACCTGTTCACCAACATCAACAGTGCCGCGCAGATGAGTCAGCGCAGTATTGCCGCGTTGAACAATAGCGCCGGTTCCGGCAACTTCAACGTGGCCATCGAAGACACCGGCGCGCTGACCACCAATGATTACAAGGTGAAGTTCACCAGCGCCACCGACTACACGGTCCAGCGCCTGCCTGACGGCACTTCGATGGGTTCGTTCAATACCGCGACGACGCCGCCGCCGGTGATCGACGGCTTTTCGATGACCTTCGCCAATGGCACCGCTGCCGCTGGCGATTCGTTCAAGATCACCCCGACCCGCAACGCGGCGACCAGTATCAAGACCGAGATGACCGACTCCAAGCGGTTGGCGATTGCCGCGCCGCTGGGCGCAGCCATCGTGCCGGGCGGCAGCGGTACGCTGACCATTCCGGCCAGCGGCCAGCCGACCATGACGTCGCAGTTGGACATCTACGACGAAGCCACCACCACCATCATCCAAAACGGCATCAAGACCTCGATGCCAGTCAAGGTGGTCTTCGGCGCGACGTCCGCCGACGGTACCAGCCAGGCTTACCAGTTGCTCGATGCCACGGGTGTCGAGATCAGCAATGGCACGATCAAGCCCGGCCAGAGCAATACCTTGAGCCTGAGCGTTCCACTCAAGGATGCCAGCGGCAACCCGATCATGGACTCCTCGGCACCGCCGGTGCAGCGTACCGTCACCTTCGACATGTCGATTGCTGGCGCACCGTCCAACGGTGCCGCGATCGATGTGAGCGTCAGCCAGGCCGGCAGCCTGGATAACCGTAACGGCACTGTCCTGGCCGGTTTGCAGACTGCCAAGACCGTGGACACCGGTTCCGCCAGCAAGGGCATTTCGTTGAACGATGCCTACGGCAAGCTGGTGGAGGGCGTAGGTTCCAAGGCCGCCCAGGGCAAGCTCGACAGCGCTGCCACCGGCGCGATCCTGGATAACGCCAAGGGCGCTCGCGATTCGCTGTCGGGCGTGGACCTGGACGAAGAAACCGGCAACCTGGTCAAGTATCAGCAGTACTACACCGCGTCTTCGCAGATCATCAAGGCTGCGCAGGAAATCTTCAGCACATTGATCAACAGTCTTTAAGGAGTCGTAGCCCATGCGAATTTCTACCGCCCAGTTTTACGAATCCACGGCTGCGAACTATCAGAAAAACTTCGCCAATGTGGTCAAGACCAGCGAAGAGGCCAGCAGCCTGGTGCGCGTCAATACCGCTGCCGATGACCCGGTAGGGGCTTCACGTCTGCTGCAACTGGGCACACAGGCCTCGATGCTGGCTCAGTACGAAACCAACGCCAACACCATCAAGGCGACGCTGGGCACCACTGAAGCGGTGATGACCAGCATTGGCAACGTGCTGCAGCGCGCCAAGGAATTGGCCGTCGGTGCCGGCAACGCTGGCTACACCGACGCCGACCGCCAGGCCAACGCCTCGGAGCTGGCGCAGATCGAAGAGCAGTTGCTCAGCCTGATGAACAGCAAGGACGAAAACGGCAAGTACATTTTTGCCGGTTCCAAGGGCGACACCATCCCGTTCACCCGCAACAACGATGGCAGCTACAGTTACAACGGTGACCAGGTGACCCTCGACCTGCCGGTCGGCGATACCATGTCGATGGCCACCAACAGCACCGGCTGGGAAGTGTTCCAGCAGGCCGTCAACACCAGCCGCAGCCAGGTCACCATGACCGCGCCGGCGGTGGACGATGGTCGCGTGGTGCTGTCCAACGGTCAGGTCTCGTCCAGTGTCAGCTACAACAGCAAATTCCGCAGCGGCGAACCCTATACCGTTGAATTCACCAGCGGCACGCAGCTGAGAATCACCGACTCCGGCGGCAACGACGTCACCGCCGAAGCCAGCCAGGGCGGCGCTTTTGATCCCAGCAGCAAAAAAGGTCAGGCGGTGCAGTTCCGTGGTCTGGAACTGACCCTGAACATCAATCTGCAAACCGGTGATGATGCCAATACCGTGTTGCCGGGCCATACCTTCACCCTGGCCGCCAAGCCGGACACCTTTGCCGCGACCCGCAGCCCGGGCAACCCGACCACCGTCCAGGTCACGGGCAGCGAGATCACCGACCCGGTGGCGTATCACGCCAGTTTCCCTACCGGTTCGGCCGTATTGAAGTTCACCAGCGCCACCGACTTCGACCTGTACGCCGCGCCGTTGACCGCCAACAGCCAGCCGGTGTCCAGCGGCACCCTGGCCGGCAACGTGGCCACCGCCTCGGGCGTGAGCTTCACCCTGGACGGTACGCCCGGTGCGGACGATCAGTTCAGCATCGCGGTCAATACTCACGAGACCCAGAACATTCTGGACACCGTGAACCAACTGAAAACCGCGTTGAGCACGCCAACCAACAACGATCCGATTGCGCTGCAAAAGCTGCAGGCTTCGCTGGCCTCCGGTATTGGCAACCTGGCCAGCGGCACCGATCAGTTGTCCAGCGCCTTGAGTTCGGTAGGTGGGCGTGGTCAGGCTCTGGAAACCCAAAGCGACACGAACCAGAGCCTGTTGTTGGCCAATAGCCAGACCCAATCGTCGATCCGCGATTCCGATCCGGCCGAAGTGATGACCCGCTTGACGTTGCAACAGACCATGCTGCAAGCCTCGCAACTGGCTTTCAGCAAGATCACCCAACTGGGCCTGTTCAACAAGATCTGAGCCGGTATCGACCGAGCCGCCAACCGTCTTTTTTAAGCGGTTCCGGGGCTCCGGCCTGAAAAGGTCGGGGCCCGCCGCTCGAGAGTTTTCGCCGTGAAACCATTGCCCCTCGTCAGTATTGTCATTCCTGCGTACAACCCCCGGTTCTTCGATCAGGCACTGCTCAGTGCCCTGGCCCAGACTTACGAGCAGATTGAAATCGTTGTTTGTGACGATTCGCCTGGCGATGAGATTCGCCGGATAGTCGATTCCTTCACTGAGCCGTCCCATCCGATCCGCTATCTGCGAAATCCGCAGCGACTGGGGCTTCAGGGCAACCTGTTGCGTTGTGTCGAAGAGGCCAGGGGCGAGTTCATCAAAGTGCTGTGCGACGATGATCGGCTGTTTGCGCCGAGCATTGCGATGCAGGCCCAGGTGCTGATCGATCACGCCGATGCCAGCGTGGTATTTGCCCTTCGCTTGTTGTGTGACGCTGGCAACTTCATCCTGCCGCCTCGCGTCGACAATTGCCGATTCTCGCCGAACGATGCCCTGCTCAAGGGCGATGACATGCTGGCGATTTTCGAGAGCACGCCGACTAATTTCGTTGGTAATTTCAGTTCCGCCCTGATGCGCCGGGCCGATGTGCTCGAGCTGCTGCCAGCGCTGGTCCAGGGCGGAGCCGGTTTCGTTGCCACCCTCGACTTTGCCTTGTTTGTCTGTCTGATGCGCCGCGGTAACCTGGCAGCGCTCAATACGGTTTTGAGTATCGAGCGCTTGTACCCTGAGCGTTTGAGCAAGACTGCTGAAATGCTCAAGGCTGCGAAAGTGGAGTGGCAATGGTTGGCGCAGATGCTCGCCGCACGCAACGGTGAAGCGGCTCCGGCCTCTGGCTGGGTGCGTTGCGTTGATCTGGACAAAGTCACCGATCAGCCTCACGCCTGGCAGGAATTATGTGTGACCCGCGTGCTGGGCAATCGCAATACGGTCGTCAATGGCCGGGTAGGTGCCCAGAGCGAGAGTTATGCCGAGTTCTACAGCGAGTGGCTGTCGATTCGTCGCTTCAGCGAGGTCGAGCAGCGTGTCATGCCTGCGCGCATCGACAGTTGGCCATTGCGTCCGAACATCGTGCCGATTGTCATCGACAGTGCCGGCGACGACGTGGCATTGGCGACCACGCTGCGCAGCATAGAGGGCCAGCTCTATCCGGCCCAGGCTGTCGTGGTGCTTTCCGACGCCCGTTGTGAGGTCAATGATCGGGTGTTGCAGTTGCCTTATCAGTCCGACTGGGCGCGGCAACTCAATGCCATCGTTGCGCAGTTGGAGGGCGCACATTGGTTCTATCTTCTGCGTGCTGGCGATACCCTCCGTGATTCAGCGTTGTTGATCCTGGCCGAACGCGTGGCGGGCAAGAGCGGAATTCTCTGCGCTTACAGCGACGAAGGCGCGCTGGTAAACGGCGAGTCCATCGAGCCGGTGTTCAAGCCTGATTTCAACCTCGACCTGATGCGCGCCTATCCCTACGTCGGTCGGGCCCTGGCCTTCGAGCGTGAACGCTTCATGACCCTGGGCGGGTTCGACCCGGCTCGCGGTGAGCTGGCGCCTCACGATCTGCTCTGGCGGCTGGTGGAAGAGGCCGGCCCGCAAACCATCGAACACATTGCCGAGATCCAGGTTGAATCCACACTGAGCTTCGCCCAGTGGTTGTCGTGGCCCGAGGTGATCGAGGGCAACGCTCCTATGGTCGGCGCTCACCTGGAGCGTATTGGCGCACCTCACGAGATTCGCCAGGATGTGTTGCCGCTGATCAATCGCATCGACTACCGCTACGGCACCCGTCCGTTGGTGTCGATCATCCTGCGCACGGGTGATTCACTGGCAGCCTTGCAGCGCTGCTGCGAAAGCCTGATCGAGCGCACTGCCTATACGCACTATGAAATCCTGATCGTGGACAGCGGCGTCCGGGATTCGGCCATGCTTAGCTGGCTCGAGGACATGGCGCAGCTGGGCGCGAGCATGCTGCGCGTGCTTCGCTACGCCGGTGACGACAATGACGCCTCGGTGCGTAACTTTGCCGCGAGCCAGGCCCGGGGCGACTACCTGTTGCTGCTGAGCCCGCAGATTGTCATTTGCGAAAGTGACTGGTTGGACGAGATGATCAACCATGCCCTGCGTCCGGAAGTCGCGGTGGTCGGCGCAAGGATACTCAGCCCCCAGGGCACGATTGTCGGTGGTGGGCAGATTCTCGGGTTGGCCGGGCCGGTGGGATCACCATTTTACGGTGAGTCCGCGACCTCTCGTGGCTACATGCAACGTCTGCATACGACCCAGAACTGGAGTTCGGTCAGCAGCGACTGCCTGATAGTGCGCAAGCAGGTGTTCGAGGAGCTGGGTTGTCTCGATGACGCGACGTTCACCCAGGGCCTCAGTGACGTCGATTTGTGCTTGCGTGCAGGTAAAGATGGCTACCTGGTGGTCTGGACACCCTACGCCAGCGTCATGCAAACGACCGGGCAATCGTCAGCCCAGCCGGAAGAAGTGTTGCAGGAGCGCGAACGCGAAGTTTTCTATCGCAAATGGTTGCCGCAGATTGCTCGTGACCCGGCTTACAGTCCTGCCTTGAGTCTTGGGGCTTCCAGTTTCAGTCTGGAACCGTCACTGCGCAATAACTGGAATCCGTTCTGCACCCGTGCATTGCCCTTGGTACTGGGACTGCCGGTCAACTCCACCGCGGTCGGCCACTATCGGGTCACCGCCCCGCTGGCCGAACTCGAAGCCAGCGGGCGGGTGATCGCCCGGGTGGCCTACGAGTCGCCTTCGACCGTGGAAATCGAGCGGCTGTCCCCGGATACCATCGTTTTGCAGGGGCGCTACAGCGAAGGCGCTGCCGGTGACATCCTGCGGATGAAGAAGTACTCCGGCGCCTTGCGGATTTTCGAGCTCGACGATTACGTCGTCAGTGCCCCCAAGAAAAATACTCACGCCCGTAACAAACCGGTCAACACCGAGCAGATGCTGCGCGAGGGAATTGGCTTGTGTGACCGGGTGGTGGTGACGACCCAGGCGCTGGCCGATGCCTTGTCGAGCATGCATAGCGAAATTCGGGTAGTGCCCAACATGCTGCCGCCCGAACCGTGGACCCGGTTGACCAGCCGGCGCGGAACATCTTCCAAGCCGCGGGTTGGCTGGGGCGGCGGGACCAGCCACAGCGGTGACCTGGAAATCATTGCCGACGTCGTCCGCGAACTGGCCAATGAGGTGGAGTGGGTGTTCTTCGGGATGTGCCCGGACGCGTTACGCCCCTACATTCATGAGTTCCACGGCTCCGTCGGGTTGCAGACTTACCCGTTCAAACTGGCCAGCCTGAACCTTGACCTGGCGCTGGCGCCGCTGGAGTTCCACATCTTCAACGACTGCAAGAGCAACCTGCGCTTGCTGGAATACGGCGCCTGCGGCTACCCGGTGATCTGCACCGACACCAAGGCCTACGACGGCTTCCTGCCGTGTACCAAGGTGCGCAGCAACAGTACCGAGGAATGGATCGCGGCAATCCGCAT is drawn from Pseudomonas rhizophila and contains these coding sequences:
- a CDS encoding flagellar hook-associated protein 3 → MRISTAQFYESTAANYQKNFANVVKTSEEASSLVRVNTAADDPVGASRLLQLGTQASMLAQYETNANTIKATLGTTEAVMTSIGNVLQRAKELAVGAGNAGYTDADRQANASELAQIEEQLLSLMNSKDENGKYIFAGSKGDTIPFTRNNDGSYSYNGDQVTLDLPVGDTMSMATNSTGWEVFQQAVNTSRSQVTMTAPAVDDGRVVLSNGQVSSSVSYNSKFRSGEPYTVEFTSGTQLRITDSGGNDVTAEASQGGAFDPSSKKGQAVQFRGLELTLNINLQTGDDANTVLPGHTFTLAAKPDTFAATRSPGNPTTVQVTGSEITDPVAYHASFPTGSAVLKFTSATDFDLYAAPLTANSQPVSSGTLAGNVATASGVSFTLDGTPGADDQFSIAVNTHETQNILDTVNQLKTALSTPTNNDPIALQKLQASLASGIGNLASGTDQLSSALSSVGGRGQALETQSDTNQSLLLANSQTQSSIRDSDPAEVMTRLTLQQTMLQASQLAFSKITQLGLFNKI
- the flgG gene encoding flagellar basal-body rod protein FlgG; this encodes MLPALWVAKTGLSAQDTNLSTISNNLANVSTTGFKRDRAEFQDLLYQVKRQPGAQSTQDSELPSGLQVGTGVRIVGTQKNFTAGSLQTTEQPLDMAIDGRGFFQILQPDGTTSYTRDGTFHLDSNGQIVNASGFALEPAIIIPNDAQTFTVGRDGTVSITVAGNPASQVIGNLQTADFINPAGLQAVGNNLFLETAASGAPQVGTPGLNGFGTTLQNTLETSNVSTVEEMVNMITTQRAYEMNSKVISTADQMLSFVTQNL
- the flgK gene encoding flagellar hook-associated protein FlgK; this translates as MSLLNIGMSGLSASQTSLVTTGNNIANVDTAGYSRQQTVQTTKASNQYGNVFIGSGTTLADVRRVYNAYLEAQLKTTTSLNSDAAAYQGQITPLDALLSDSGTGLNGALTKFFASVQNVNAKPGDDASRQLLLSDAQALSNRFNSVASQLTEQNQNINGNLSSMVDQVNKLATTVAQLNKKIAEVSNSGGAPNDLLDARNQTILQLSAFTGTQIVENGSSLDIYLGSGQPLVMGNTVNTLETVPDKNDPGRLGIQLNSGSSVMDLTQVLTGGEIGGLMRYRSTVLDPAMNELGRVALVVADQMNAIQASGIDKNGAFGSNLFTNINSAAQMSQRSIAALNNSAGSGNFNVAIEDTGALTTNDYKVKFTSATDYTVQRLPDGTSMGSFNTATTPPPVIDGFSMTFANGTAAAGDSFKITPTRNAATSIKTEMTDSKRLAIAAPLGAAIVPGGSGTLTIPASGQPTMTSQLDIYDEATTTIIQNGIKTSMPVKVVFGATSADGTSQAYQLLDATGVEISNGTIKPGQSNTLSLSVPLKDASGNPIMDSSAPPVQRTVTFDMSIAGAPSNGAAIDVSVSQAGSLDNRNGTVLAGLQTAKTVDTGSASKGISLNDAYGKLVEGVGSKAAQGKLDSAATGAILDNAKGARDSLSGVDLDEETGNLVKYQQYYTASSQIIKAAQEIFSTLINSL
- the flgJ gene encoding flagellar assembly peptidoglycan hydrolase FlgJ — its product is MDMRKGALISGDSGSYSDLNRLNQLKVGDKNSDGNLRKVAQEFESLFIGEMLKSMRAATESMGKDNPLNTAEAKQYQEMYDQQLAVSMSREGGGIGLADVLLRQMSKNKPLVSGEAATLSAGKQEQALDEAVKAPVPTPIAAGTLPDGPLSRSNGQRPLWASRAVSAPQGVGEGVHRNDMELLNQRRLALPPKLADRLLAGLVPSAAAAPDVKAQNILPDRAITAVKPATGELANGDWLAALKASEPSESMQVYGRAVAQPPLAPARKAFRDADEFVDAMLPMAKEAADRIGVDPRYLVAQAALETGWGKSVMRQPDGSSSHNLFGIKASKNWTGDSARAITSEFRNGEMVKETAQFRSYASYRDSFHDLVNLLQSNSRYQDVLKSADNPEQFVRELQKAGYATDPNYASKISNIARQMTSYQNYASAGATTTL
- the flgH gene encoding flagellar basal body L-ring protein FlgH; amino-acid sequence: MNRFVSVLALSGVTALAGCVAPTPKANDPYYAPVLPRTPLPAAANNGSIYQAGFEQNLYSDRKAFRVGDIITITLNERTQASKNANSQIDKTSETSVGLTSLFGSSLTTNNPIGGGDLSLNAGYGSDRATKGDSKSGQSNSLTGSITVTVADVLPNGIIVVRGEKWLTLNTGDELVRIAGMVRADDIATDNTVSSTRVADARITYSGTGAFADASQPGWFDRFFLSPKFPF
- a CDS encoding flagellar basal body P-ring protein FlgI, yielding MGALLMSAAFTAQAERLKDIASISGVRSNQLIGYGLVVGLNGTGDQTTQTPFTLQTFNNMLSQFGIKVPAGSGNVQLKNVAAVSVSADLPAFAKPGQQVDITVSSIGNSKSLRGGTLLLTPLKGIDGNVYAVAQGNLVVGGFDAEGRDGSKITVNVPSAGRIPGGASVERAVPSGFNQGNSLTLNLNRYDFTTAKRIVDKINDMLGPGVAQAIDGGSVRVTAPLDPSQRVDYLSILENLEVDPGQAVAKVIINSRTGTIVIGQNVKVSPAAVTHGSLTVTITEDPIVSQPGPLSNGQTAVVPRSRVNAEQEAKPMFKFGPGTTLDEIVRAVNQVGAAPGDLMAILEALKQAGALQADLIVI
- a CDS encoding flagellar basal body rod protein FlgF, with the protein product MDKYLYVAMTGASQNALAQRAHANNLANISTNGFQKDLEQARSMPVFGDSFPARAFAMSERPATDFTPGALVETGRDLDVAVSGPGWMAVQNPEGGESYVRTGSLNVDALGVLRAGNGMPVMGNGGPIAVPPEQKIEIGQDGTISIRAMGEGPRVMAEVDRIKLVNPDLRNMTKGLDGTIRTKDGQPAVIDANVQLVSGFQEASNVNAVDEMTSVLALAKQFELHVKMMNTAKEGDEAMARVLQI